A DNA window from Ferrimicrobium sp. contains the following coding sequences:
- a CDS encoding N-acetyltransferase: protein MMAVDEWQVIQPKEGNFELLQAINLLLPQLSQRAGSLTLERLDEVLAAPSSHLFVAVNRQGQIGAMLTLVVFPILTGQRAWVEDVVVDTSLRGKGLGRLLTQRALRAAEELGVATVDLTSRASRVAAHGLYESVGFVVRDTSVYRFVVEAS from the coding sequence ATGATGGCTGTGGACGAGTGGCAAGTCATACAACCGAAGGAGGGAAACTTCGAGCTCCTCCAGGCAATCAATCTGCTCTTACCACAGCTTTCGCAGCGAGCTGGGTCGCTCACACTGGAACGGCTCGACGAAGTCCTCGCCGCGCCTTCGTCGCATCTCTTCGTTGCCGTTAACCGGCAGGGTCAGATCGGCGCCATGTTGACCCTGGTTGTTTTCCCGATACTGACCGGGCAGCGGGCATGGGTAGAGGATGTGGTGGTAGATACCTCCTTGCGAGGAAAGGGGCTGGGTCGGTTGCTGACCCAACGAGCCCTACGAGCCGCGGAGGAACTCGGCGTAGCGACCGTCGACCTGACGTCAAGGGCCAGCAGGGTCGCTGCTCATGGCCTGTATGAGTCGGTTGGGTTTGTAGTTCGCGACACAAGTGTGTACCGTTTTGTAGTGGAGGCAAGTTAA
- a CDS encoding PAC2 family protein: MRDIVWHRRVGQRRKPATLIAALSGWTDAGDAATIAYNQISTALGLVDLAYLDPEKFYDFSMVRPMVTIDHRGISELRWSTLVIGEATTKRYGPVFFLFGPEPQFRWKTASAELLAVANLLAVDRVITLGSLLAPAPHTKPPRLFGYASTPDVADLLQLDSPRYEGPTGFLSVLQSASVSYGTEIVSLWVEVPHYLSQFPAQRSALALLRQLEILLGMEEDFRELREDLGDTDQEVKDFVSRDPDLVAYISSLESNYEQELNVRSSIDTIAIEAERFLRRQQGE; encoded by the coding sequence ATGAGAGATATCGTCTGGCATAGGCGGGTAGGCCAACGCCGAAAGCCCGCGACGCTCATCGCGGCGCTTTCTGGGTGGACCGATGCAGGTGATGCCGCAACAATTGCCTATAATCAGATCAGTACGGCTCTTGGACTCGTCGATCTTGCGTATCTCGATCCAGAGAAGTTCTATGACTTTTCCATGGTCCGACCCATGGTAACCATTGACCACCGCGGCATCTCCGAGCTACGTTGGAGTACGCTCGTCATCGGCGAGGCGACCACAAAGCGCTATGGACCGGTCTTCTTCCTCTTTGGACCCGAGCCACAGTTTCGGTGGAAGACCGCATCGGCAGAACTGCTTGCGGTAGCTAACCTGCTGGCTGTTGACCGGGTCATTACCCTTGGTTCGCTCCTCGCGCCTGCACCGCACACGAAACCACCACGGCTGTTTGGTTATGCGAGTACTCCAGACGTCGCCGACCTGCTCCAACTCGACAGTCCTCGCTACGAGGGGCCCACTGGCTTTCTGAGTGTGCTCCAGTCAGCCTCAGTGAGCTATGGCACGGAGATCGTTTCCCTCTGGGTCGAAGTGCCGCACTATCTCAGCCAGTTTCCGGCGCAACGCTCAGCACTTGCCCTCCTACGTCAACTTGAGATCCTCCTCGGCATGGAAGAGGACTTCCGCGAGCTCAGAGAGGACCTTGGCGACACTGATCAAGAAGTGAAGGACTTCGTCTCTCGGGACCCCGATCTCGTCGCCTATATCTCGTCGCTGGAGTCCAACTACGAACAGGAACTCAACGTACGATCATCGATCGATACCATCGCCATTGAGGCGGAACGCTTTCTTCGCAGACAGCAGGGAGAGTAA